CCCGGTGCTCAGCCACATGAATATGTGACTGAATTGGGCAAAGGCACGGCCATCAAAATTCTAGATGCCATGACGATTTGCGACACACGAATGGTTAGTTTCCTCAGAAAAACTGCCGACGATCATAAGATCAAATGGCAAAATGAAATCCTGGTAGCTGGCGGCACAGATACTTCAGGCATTCAACAGAAAGGAAAGAATGGCGCTATATCTGGTGCAATTTCCATCCCCACTCGTCATTTGCACCAGGTGATCGAAATGGCCGATAAAGACGATATACAGGCGTCCATCGATTTGACGGTGGCTGCCTTAGAAAACATTCACAACTATAACTGGAGCTGGACTTGAAAAAAATAATTTTCATTTTATCTATTATTTCATTCAATAGTGTTGCACAAGAGTATTCCAACTTGCGTACAAATCTGGAGCATTTCGTTGATCAAAGTATCGAAGTACGAGAAGCGGTAATGCCTACTGCACAGGAGTTTGGATTTGAATCCTATCAAATGGATTCACTCAATCAACTGATTAGCTTTAGAGATTCTATGCATCTTCAATATGTGGTAGCTGTGCTTGCTGAGCATGGGTGGTTGGGTACCTCAGTCATTGGTAAAAAAGCCAACATCTCTATTTTCCTGGCCATACAACAAGCGCCTCGAGATCAAGTGAGAGAACGTTACTTTCCGATGCTTGAGGCTTCCGCCAAAAGAGGAGAATCAAGCTTGGCGCAAATGGCTACGATGAAGGACAAAATTTTGGTTAACAAAAAACAACCACAGGTCTATGGTACCCAGTGGAATTATGTTGATGACAAATCGATGCTATTTCCATTGGAAGATGTAAATTCGGTGAATGAAAAAAGAGTTGAAGTGGGACTACAACCACTGACAGACGAAGAGTTAGAAACTGCACAAAGCAAATACCAATAAACATGGGCATCCGATCGGTACTGAGCAAGCCATTCGCCAAATACATCATCAACCAACAAAACAAATGGGCTTCGAATCCCAAAGAAGCACAAGACAAAATTTTATCTGAGATCACTAAAAAGGCTGCGAATACAGCCTTTGGAAAAGACCACAAGTTCAAGGATATTGGATCCTATCAGGAATTTAAGGAAGCTGTTCCCATTGGTGACTATGAAGCGCTGCGCTCGTATGTAGACCGCATCAAAACAGGCGAACCTGATGTGCTTTGGCCGGGACTACCCTCCTATTTCGCCAAGACCTCAGGAACCACTTCAGGCACCAAGTACATTCCCATTACCAAAGACTCCGTGCCCAATCATATCAATAGTGCCAGAAATGCGCTCCTGAACTATGTGCATAACTCTGGTAATAGTCAATTTTTGGATGGCAATCTGATATTTCTTTCGGGGAGTCCTATCATGACACAAACCAGTGGCATCCATACCGGCAGACTTTCCGGCATTGTCAATCATCATGTACCTGGTTATTTGCGATCGAATCAGATGCCGTCTTACGAGACGAATTGCATCGAAGATTGGGAGCAGAAGGTAGATCAGATTGTAGAAGAAACTTATCAAAAAAACATGACGCTGATCTCAGGCATTCCGCCCTGGGTACAAATGTATTTTGATAGACTAACAGCCAAAACAGGAAAAGCCATCAAGGATTTATTTCCGGACTTTTCACTCTTCGTGTATGGCGGCGTCAATTTCGAGCCTTACAAAGGCAAGTTGTTTGAAAGCATCGGAAAAACCATTGATTCAGTAGAAACCTATCCAGCCTCAGAAGGATTTATCGCCTATCAAGACACGTTGGACCAAGAAGGTTTGTTGCTTCTATTAGATTCTGGCATCTTCTTCGAATTCATTCCCGCGGATGAATATTTTGATGAAAATCCTACCCGACTCAGTATCGGTGAAGTAAAAACAGGCGTCAACTACGCCCTCATAATCAACAGCAATGCGGGGCTCTGGGGCTATTCGATTGGGGATACCGTGTCGTTTGTTTCCACGGATCCGTATCGTGTTGTGGTGACAGGCCGAATCAAACATTTTATCTCGGCCTTCGGAGAGCACGTCATTGGGCAAGAAGTAGAAAAAGCCATGAATGCTGCCGTTCAAGAACAAAGTCAGACAGAAATCACGGAGTTTACTGTAGCGCCACAAGTGACACCAGATTCAGGATTGCCCAAACATCAATGGTTCGTAGAGTTTGGGCATCAGCCCGAGGATATGGAGCGATTTGCCAATACAATTGATCAAAAATTGAGAGTATTAAATTCCTACTATGATGATTTGATTGCTGGCAATATTTTGGAAAGGCTGGAAATCATTTCGCTCAAAAAGAATGCATTCATTGATTACATGAAATCTCAAGGCAAGCTCGGCGGGCAAAACAAAGTACCTCGTTTGTCTAATGACCGAAAGATTGCTGATGAGCTAATTAAGCTCAGACTCTAACATTTCCAAAGTTTGAAACTTTTGGAAAGTTCGGTTCGACTATTCTTTATAGTTTTGCAGCTGCTTTTTACTTTTTGAAAGAGGAAACACACCCAATATTGAAAAAGAAAATATCCATTCTAGGTTCTACCGGCTCTATTGGCACACAAGCCTTAGAGGTCATAGAAGCCAATCCAGATCATTTTGAGTTGGAAGCCATCACGGCCAATGAAAACGCCGATTTGTTGATCAAGCAGGCGATTCAGTTCAGGCCCAACCTGGTAGTCATTGCCAATGAAGACAAGTACCAACAGGTCTTCGATGCACTCGATCATTTGGATATCAAGGTTTATGCTGGAGAAAATGCGCTTTGCCATGCGGCCGAACTCGAAGAGGTGGATGTGGTATTGACTGCATTAGTAGGCTACGCAGGCTTGAAGCCAACACTCCGAGCCATAGAAGCAGGTAAGGCCATTGCACTCGCCAACAAAGAAACCTTAGTAGTCGCTGGTGAATTGGTTACCACTTTGGCCCGAAAGAAACGAGTACCTATTCTACCGGTGGATTCTGAGCACTCGGCCATTTTCCAATGCCTGACGGGCGAATATGCAAATCCAATTGAGAAAATAATATTGACGGCATCTGGTGGGCCCTTTAGAGGAAAGGATCGTGACTTTTTGACGAATGTCAGAAAAGAACAAGCCCTCAAGCACCCTAACTGGGACATGGGAGCCAAAATCACCATTGACTCCGCTTCACTCATGAACAAAGGTCTGGAGGTAATCGAAGCCAAGTGGCTTTTCAGCTTGACCGACGAACAGATCGAAGTAGTGGTACACCCACAATCGATCATCCACTCGATGGTACAATTTGAAGACGGGTCAATTAAGGCGCAAATGGGGTTGCCTGACATGAAGCTCCCCATACAATACGCGCTAACCTACCCTGACCGACTTAAAAACGACTTTCCAAGGTTCAACTTTATGGACTATCCAGAGTTGACCTTTGAAAAACCAGACATGGAAACATTCAAAAACTTAGCATTGTCGTTTGAAGCGCTAAAAAAAGGCGGCAATCAGCCTTGTATATTGAATGCAGCTAACGAAATTGCGGTATCAAAATTTTTGGAAGACCGTATAGGCTTCTTGGAGATGTCTGATGTGGTAGAATCCTGTCTGAATAAAATCTCGTATATCTCCACTCCTAATTTTGACGATTACGTAGAGACTGATAAAGAAACTCGAATATTAGCAACAGAATTAATTAATTGATGGAAGGACTAATAATGACAGCCCAACTTTTGTTGGGATTATCCATTTTGGTGGGTGTGCACGAATTTGGGCATTTGATTGCCGCAAAAGCCTTCGGCATGAGGGTAGAAAAATATTCGATTGGTTTTCCCCCAAAGATCTGGGGATTTCAATATGGCGAAACGGAATACTCATTTGGCGCGATTCCTTTGGGAGGATTTGTAAAAATATCCGGTATGATAGACGAGTCTCTGGACACCGAAAGCATGTCTGCAGAGCCTGAAGAATGGGAATTTAGAGCAAAACCGGCTTGGCAAAGACTCATCGTGATGATGGGCGGTATCATTGTGAATGTAATCACTGGTATCATCATCTTCGTTTTCTTGGTGTATAGCAATGGAAATTCTTTTGTGCCAAAAGAAGAACTTAACAAACATGGCATTGTTGCTTATGAGCTTGGTCAAGAAATTGGTCTTCAGTCTGGCGACGTCATCTTGAAAGTAAATGGCAAGGACTACGATCGTTTCTCGGATCTAAGAAGCATGGATGTGTTGTTTGCGGATCAGCCTACTTACAAAGTGCAAAGAGGAGACTCAGTTTTTGATTTGGCTTTCCCAGAAGGCTTTTTAAACAAGCTAACTGATAAAAAGTACAAGGATCGGTTTATTGCGCCTAGGTTCCCTTATGAAGTGGGACAGGTAATCGCAGGTACTGCAGCGGCAGACGGTGGATTGAAAGCAAAAGATAAAATTCTAACAATCAACAATGAGCCAGCCCTCTATTTTGATCAATTGAAAGAAATATTAACATCCAATGCTGACTCGAATGTTGTAGCTACTGTTAAAAGAGCTGACAATACTACTGAAACATTGACATTCAAAGTTTCTTCAGAAGGCACAATCGGATTCCAGCCGCGTCCATTGATCAACTATCAGCATGACGAATATACATTTGGCGAAGCTATTCCGATTGGAACGACCCAAGCATTCAATGTAGTTTGGGCCAATATCAAAGGGTTGGGCAAAATCTTCTCAGGAGATGTGGCTGTTTCGAAATCGTTGAGTGGTCCCATACGTATCGCTCAAATGTTTGGCGGTACTTGGGACTGGAACAAATTCTGGAATATGACCGGATTACTTTCTATGGTTTTAGCCTTCATGAACTTCTTGCCTATTCCAGCTTTAGATGGCGGACACGTGGTATTCTTGACTTACGAAATAGTATCTGGTCAAAAACCTTCAGACAAATTTTTAGAAAATGCGCAAAAAGTAGGCATGGTTATCCTATTGAGTTTGATGGTATTTGCCTTCTTCAACGACATCGTACAAACCATTTTTTAATTCATTAAAGACATTTATTGAAAGAGCACTGGCCATATCAGTGCTCTTTTTTTATTTATATTGACCAACTATTTGCAATTAAGTTTATTGATGAGGAAGTCCTTTTTCTTTTTTTTAATACTATCCATTAGCCACCTCACCTTCGCTCAAAACCTTCTGTATCAGGTTGAAATAAACGATCACCGGGCAGGCAGTCTCAAACAAAGTGTGGAGATCGATCAAAACACTCACACTTTCTCTTCACTAGACTTCCAAATTCTAACCCTAAACGATACACTCCAATATTTTTCAGAAGTACATTTTGTTGAATCAGATTCTGGCTATTTAAAATCTGTGGAATGGACGCAGGTTTTTAAGGATACTCTAAACTTTACGTTAACGTTTAGCAAAGACACATTAGCCTATGGCCCAGAGAAAATCAGGAAGTTAAGCATTAAACGATTGGATACAATTGGAGCTTCTATTTGCTACCCTACTTATTCTCCCGAGCTTAATCAAACAATAGAAGTATCTAGGGAGCTCGTCAGATTTTCTATAGAAAAGGCACAAAAATTAAGAGTCGTGAAAGAAACGATCGGTGCCAAATCAGCGATCAACAAATTCGACAATCAATTCTATTTAGTCGAATCCAAAAGCCCATCGCCATTTGGTGAAATTAGGTTGATTAGAACAAACAAAACTGCCCCACCTCAGTTCTTTGAACCCAACTACTTCGAACAAGAGAATATTCTTTCAAACATCAGATTTCCTGACCCAAATGGTATCAATACGATTAAACTAAAAATTGAAGGCGTGGACAGTTTGTCTTCTGCAACATTCAAACACTACAATCAAAAAATCACCCTTCGGGATAGCAATACTTTGATCCTTATTGTAGAACAAAAGAAGGAACCGTACCTCGATTCGAATACTACAAATCGTTCTCTCTCCAAGTTGTTATGGAGTGGTACAAAAGCCAGGGTGATCTTGGATTCATTAGGTATTGACACACTCCAAATCCATAATAAGATCGAGCGAATCAAGTCTTTTTCGAAAATTCAAAGCCATCCAAATTTAGCCCTATTAGAGCTTTCATCAGTAGCCGGTATTCCGGCTCGAATGGTCTGTGGTTATGTTTACAATCAATGGTTTTGGTCACCAAGAAACTGGGTGGATATAGCGATAAATGGCTACTGGGAGAACATAGATCTTACTACTGAAATTCTACCCAATTCTGCCTTAAGAATTGCAATACACAAAAGCAAGTCAGGAGGACCCTTCAATGATTTTGTATTAAAGCCTATACCGAAAATCACAAGCCTCCAAGTTCAATCCTTCACGCTCAGGGGCAAGAAGCACGCTGTTTCTAGTCAGGTTTTACCCTACTACTTTGAAAACCCAGTCTATGAAAATGAAGGCTTAGGCATTCGAATGAATATCCCAGATGGCTTCACCATTACAAACGACGGCACTCAATCCCCGTCTGATTTGTTTTTATCCTTAGAAAATGACTATAAAGAAAAAATAAATTGTTTTCAATTGTCAACATCAGGTCAACCATTAACTACAGACTTGGTGAGAGTAAAAATTCAAGAATTTGTCGGAGATAAAGATATCAATATCAGCCAAGGTAAAAAGTTTAAATTCTGGTATGGGCACAAAGGAAATCGTGGAGCCATTGTAATACCCCAAGGTGGGAGCTACATTCTGATAACAATTACACATGAAGACCCAGAATTCATAATTCTAGTACTGACTCGAAAAAACCTAACGCTTAAATACTAAGAATAAGTAAGCATGGTCTGAAAATAATCTTTGAGATCGAACATCAAGCGTTCGCTCTCTTCATTTCTGAATTTTAGGGTAATGAGTTCTTCTAAGTCGCCCCGTCTCATATATGCGGTTATGGTATACTGAAATTCCTGATTTGATTCTGAAAAAGCATTAGCATCGGCCTGCTTGGCTTGAACTTCCAACTTAACATCCTTTACATCAGTAAATAAATACGCTCTCGAATGCCCTGCCCTAAATAGAATAGTCTTATTACTTCGGTCAATAACTAAACTGCGATAGGATGCGGTGAGATAATTAAAAAATGGGGCTATGAGCAATACTATCCCGACACCCAACGCGAGCAACCCCTCCCAATTTCCCGCGAGTACAAGAATCAATAATCCAAGCATGGTAAATGTGAAACCTAAAATAGAAAATAGAATCAATAGCCCCCACGAGCCAAAAATTTTGGTTCTAATAATCAAACAATTCTCGTTCTGATAAACACGATAACCGTTTTTACCCAAAGTCTGAATTAATTCTCGTTTCATTTTACAGGATGTTGGTTTCGCATAAGTTACCAATAATTTTTCACCTACCCCTTTGCCAACTTAAATATGTACGAATTACGTCTCCTAGCTTTCGAATATTTCTATCTTTGCCGAAAAAAAATCCGTGCAAAAAGAGTTTAAAAGATACACCGTCACCTCTGCCCTTCCGTATGCGAACGGCCCTTTACACATTGGTCATATAGCAGGTGCTTATTTGCCTGCCGACACTTATGTACGCTACCTTAGAGCCAAAGGAAAAGAAGTCGCCTATGTATGTGGTAGCGACGAGCACGGCGCTGCTATTACGCTTAGAGCTAAAAAAGAAAATACTACACCACAGACGATTATAGACAAGTATCATCAGATCAATAAAGATACTTTTGAGCGATTCGGGATTTCTTTCGATATGTATCATCGGACCTCAGAACAAATTCACCACAAGACGTCACAGGAATTTTTCTTGAATTTGTACGAAAAAGGAGAATTCACAGAAAAAGAATCTGAGCAGTTTTACGACGAAGAATTCAAACAATTCTTGGCTGATAGATATGTTACAGGCACTTGTCCAAAATGCAGTCACCCGGCAGCTTATGGCGATCAATGTGAAAAGTGTGGAACGTCGCTCAATGCCACAGATTTGATCAATCCCATTTCCACATTAAGTGGTAAAACACCTGTTCTAAAAACCACCAAACATTGGTACTTGCCATTGGACAAATACCAACCTTGGCTGGAGCAGTGGCTGATAGAAGGCAAAAAAGGCGAATGGAAATCTAATGTCTATGGACAATGCAGCTCATGGTTGAAAGAAGGACTACAGCCTCGTGCTATGACCAGAGACCTCGACTGGGGTGTGGATGTACCTTTACCAAAAGCTGAAGGGAAGAAATTGTATGTATGGCTCGATGCACCGATCGGCTATATCTCAGCTACTAAAGACTGGGCAAAGGAGAACAACAAAAACTGGGAAGACTACTGGAAAAAACAAGATAAGGATGAAGATGACTCATGTTTGATTCACTTCATCGGAAAAGACAACATTGTATTTCATTGTATCATATTCCCAGCAATCTTGCATGCGCACGGCGGTTACATATTACCAGAAAACGTGCCGGCCAACGAATTCTTAAATCTAGAAGGAGAGAAGATTTCGACCTCAAGAAACTGGGCTGTCTGGTTGCACGAATACCTGGATGAATTTCCCGGTAAGGAAGATGAGTTGAGATATGTTTTAACCTCTATCGCACCAGAAACGAAAGACAGCGAATTTACCTGGAAGGACTACCAAGCCAGAGTAAATAACGAATTAGTAGCCATATTCGGAAACTTTGTCAATCGTGCGGTGGTGCTTACACACAAGTATTTTGATGGGCATTTGCCTGCGGCCGCCTTGCAAGGAGAAGATGAAGCCGTTATCAAAGAATTAGCTGCTTTTCCTGCTAAAATCTCAGAGAGCATAGAGAAATATAGATTCAGAGAGGCTCTAGCCCACTTGATGGATTTGGCTCGGTTAGGCAATAAGTATCTAGCAGATACAGAGCCTTGGAAACTCATCAAAACGGATGAAAAGCGTACTGCTACCATTCTGAATGTAGCCCTTCAGATTGCGGCCAACCTTTCTATTCTTTGTGAGCCATTCTTGCCAAGAACATCAGAGAAACTAGCCACCATGCTCAACATGGACGGTGAAAAATGGGATGAAGCAGGATCTGCCAGCATCCTTTTGGCTGGACAAAACATCGAAAAGCCAACCTTATTGTTTGAAAAAATAGAAGACAAATTAGTAGAAGAACAAGTGGAAAAATTAAAAGCAGCAGAAGCCAACAAGCCGGCGGTAGTAGAAGACGTAGAAGTAGCCCCACAAAAAGCTGAAGTGACCTTTGACGACTTTATGAAAATGGATATCCGTACAGGAACCATTTTGGAGGCAGAAACTGTACCAAAATCGAACAAACTCTTGAAGTTTAAAGTAGATACTGGCGTAGATAAACGTACGATTTTGAGTGGAATCGCCAAACATTACTCTCCTGAAGAGATGATTGGCAAGCAAGTGACCGTACTGCTTAATCTAGCTCCAAGAGCCATTATGGGGATCGAATCTCAGGGCATGATCCTGATGGCGGAAGATCACGACGGCAAGCTCCGACTGATCCAACCCAATGAGGTCACTCAGAATGGGATGGGGATAAGCTAACAATTAACTTCTCCAAAGTTCCGAACTTTAAAAGTTGCTTAACAAAAACAGCTCAGGGTTAAAACCATGAGCTGTTTTTGTTTTAGATTGGCGGTTTTAAAAATCAAACTGCACAGAAATTGAAAATATTTTTCACCACTGCCTTCAGCATAATTTTATTCTCCTCTGCTTTTTCTCAAGACAAAAGATTTGCTGAAAAACCTGACATCTGGATGGATGGATACGCGTACTTAACTTCAGGAGAGAAGAAAGAAGGAAAGATCATTTACAGTTTTAATTCGCAAAGCATTCAAATAAAAATTGGAGAAGCTATCAAGACTTACCCGGCAAAGGACATTAACAGATTTATTGTACAAAATTCTAAAGGAGAAAAATTAGAATACGTTTCTATGTTTATTGCTCATATTGTCAAAGGAGATATTGAAAGGCTTCAGTTTGGGAAGCAAGTTATTAATGAAAGCGACCAGTTTTTGCTTGTAAAACATAAGAATACAAAAGCAGCTATACTGGCTAATTTAAGTTTCGATATAGAAAATTTTTATTACGAAGATGCCGTCGTCAGTGAAAACGGTTATCATTATAGTGGTAAAAGAGAAATACTTGTTGAAAGAATATGCATATTAGACAAAAGAGCAATACCATATCCAATTCTTTACAGACCAGTTGATAAAATCCACAAATACAAGGCAAACAGTTCGGAATACAACATATCGTACAACGAAAAAACAAACCAATACTCGAGTAAAAAACCCAAGAAAATAGATAAAGAAAACCCCAAATACAAACTTATTAACAAAGACTTCCTCCAAGAACTCGACTCAAAAAATTACAAAAAACTAGAAGCTTACATTAAAAAGAATGAGGTCGATATCAAAACCATAGAAGGACTCACACTATTGATTGACTATTGGGCGGAAATCTAATATTAGAATTCTAATCGAATTTGATTCAATTACTCAATCAACCTAAATGCCTTTTTGCCTTTGTTGGTCTTTTGACCAACAAACATCTGACGTCTCGGACAACATTGAATACTTAGAGCAGAACCTGAAGCGGCTCGTTGGTGACAACACCAACGAGAGCAGTCAAAAAATAGCACTCCATTTGTCCAAAATGATTTCCATTGTGCATTAACCACAAATCCCCTATCTTTTAAAAAAGATTAGGCATGTCCCAAACTCACTTTCGAACCTGCAACCTATGCGAAGCCATGTGTGGCTTGGCTATCGAGCATGATGGCAAAGAAGTAATCTCAATTAAAGGAGACGTAGACGACGAATTTAGTCAAGGCCACATCTGTCCAAAAGCACTGGCACTCAAGGATATATACGAA
The sequence above is drawn from the Reichenbachiella sp. genome and encodes:
- the rseP gene encoding RIP metalloprotease RseP, which encodes MEGLIMTAQLLLGLSILVGVHEFGHLIAAKAFGMRVEKYSIGFPPKIWGFQYGETEYSFGAIPLGGFVKISGMIDESLDTESMSAEPEEWEFRAKPAWQRLIVMMGGIIVNVITGIIIFVFLVYSNGNSFVPKEELNKHGIVAYELGQEIGLQSGDVILKVNGKDYDRFSDLRSMDVLFADQPTYKVQRGDSVFDLAFPEGFLNKLTDKKYKDRFIAPRFPYEVGQVIAGTAAADGGLKAKDKILTINNEPALYFDQLKEILTSNADSNVVATVKRADNTTETLTFKVSSEGTIGFQPRPLINYQHDEYTFGEAIPIGTTQAFNVVWANIKGLGKIFSGDVAVSKSLSGPIRIAQMFGGTWDWNKFWNMTGLLSMVLAFMNFLPIPALDGGHVVFLTYEIVSGQKPSDKFLENAQKVGMVILLSLMVFAFFNDIVQTIF
- the metG gene encoding methionine--tRNA ligase, with translation MFAEKKSVQKEFKRYTVTSALPYANGPLHIGHIAGAYLPADTYVRYLRAKGKEVAYVCGSDEHGAAITLRAKKENTTPQTIIDKYHQINKDTFERFGISFDMYHRTSEQIHHKTSQEFFLNLYEKGEFTEKESEQFYDEEFKQFLADRYVTGTCPKCSHPAAYGDQCEKCGTSLNATDLINPISTLSGKTPVLKTTKHWYLPLDKYQPWLEQWLIEGKKGEWKSNVYGQCSSWLKEGLQPRAMTRDLDWGVDVPLPKAEGKKLYVWLDAPIGYISATKDWAKENNKNWEDYWKKQDKDEDDSCLIHFIGKDNIVFHCIIFPAILHAHGGYILPENVPANEFLNLEGEKISTSRNWAVWLHEYLDEFPGKEDELRYVLTSIAPETKDSEFTWKDYQARVNNELVAIFGNFVNRAVVLTHKYFDGHLPAAALQGEDEAVIKELAAFPAKISESIEKYRFREALAHLMDLARLGNKYLADTEPWKLIKTDEKRTATILNVALQIAANLSILCEPFLPRTSEKLATMLNMDGEKWDEAGSASILLAGQNIEKPTLLFEKIEDKLVEEQVEKLKAAEANKPAVVEDVEVAPQKAEVTFDDFMKMDIRTGTILEAETVPKSNKLLKFKVDTGVDKRTILSGIAKHYSPEEMIGKQVTVLLNLAPRAIMGIESQGMILMAEDHDGKLRLIQPNEVTQNGMGIS
- a CDS encoding 1-deoxy-D-xylulose-5-phosphate reductoisomerase, coding for MLKKKISILGSTGSIGTQALEVIEANPDHFELEAITANENADLLIKQAIQFRPNLVVIANEDKYQQVFDALDHLDIKVYAGENALCHAAELEEVDVVLTALVGYAGLKPTLRAIEAGKAIALANKETLVVAGELVTTLARKKRVPILPVDSEHSAIFQCLTGEYANPIEKIILTASGGPFRGKDRDFLTNVRKEQALKHPNWDMGAKITIDSASLMNKGLEVIEAKWLFSLTDEQIEVVVHPQSIIHSMVQFEDGSIKAQMGLPDMKLPIQYALTYPDRLKNDFPRFNFMDYPELTFEKPDMETFKNLALSFEALKKGGNQPCILNAANEIAVSKFLEDRIGFLEMSDVVESCLNKISYISTPNFDDYVETDKETRILATELIN
- a CDS encoding DUF6624 domain-containing protein, with the protein product MKKIIFILSIISFNSVAQEYSNLRTNLEHFVDQSIEVREAVMPTAQEFGFESYQMDSLNQLISFRDSMHLQYVVAVLAEHGWLGTSVIGKKANISIFLAIQQAPRDQVRERYFPMLEASAKRGESSLAQMATMKDKILVNKKQPQVYGTQWNYVDDKSMLFPLEDVNSVNEKRVEVGLQPLTDEELETAQSKYQ
- a CDS encoding GH3 auxin-responsive promoter family protein; translated protein: MGIRSVLSKPFAKYIINQQNKWASNPKEAQDKILSEITKKAANTAFGKDHKFKDIGSYQEFKEAVPIGDYEALRSYVDRIKTGEPDVLWPGLPSYFAKTSGTTSGTKYIPITKDSVPNHINSARNALLNYVHNSGNSQFLDGNLIFLSGSPIMTQTSGIHTGRLSGIVNHHVPGYLRSNQMPSYETNCIEDWEQKVDQIVEETYQKNMTLISGIPPWVQMYFDRLTAKTGKAIKDLFPDFSLFVYGGVNFEPYKGKLFESIGKTIDSVETYPASEGFIAYQDTLDQEGLLLLLDSGIFFEFIPADEYFDENPTRLSIGEVKTGVNYALIINSNAGLWGYSIGDTVSFVSTDPYRVVVTGRIKHFISAFGEHVIGQEVEKAMNAAVQEQSQTEITEFTVAPQVTPDSGLPKHQWFVEFGHQPEDMERFANTIDQKLRVLNSYYDDLIAGNILERLEIISLKKNAFIDYMKSQGKLGGQNKVPRLSNDRKIADELIKLRL